The Octopus sinensis linkage group LG9, ASM634580v1, whole genome shotgun sequence genomic sequence CGTCGTCTACTAATACCGAAAGACTGCCGGATCAAATTACTGACCATTTATGTTTTCCCATTTCATTACAATTGTACATAACCAGCTTTCTCAGTCGCTACTGAGTAGCGTGTCAACACAAATGAGTAGATCTAGCATTATAATTATTACCATCTAATCCTACTGTCgggtatttatatttaatgtggATTACAACGATAAGTCCTGTACCCGGGTCTTCTTTGCCTACATCAGCTACACTATACCTTCTCAAAATACATATTTTTGGTTAAAGAACTGAAAACTATCAGAAATGTTGCTATCAAAGTCAGGGCGCAGTTAATAacgtgggtagtaataaaataatacaatttgTTCTTTATTACGAATTCTACAATCGTTTCAGTAAAAACTATAATTCATTAACGTGTTCATTTAATTTAGAATACAACCAGTTTCTAGATCTAGTACATTATAACCACTGAGGAAAATTTAGTAACCTCAAACAGTTCCAGCGACCGACTCATTAAGACTCAGTCCTAAACGAATAAATATTCCTATGATCAAATGTAGGCTGTTTGAGTAAATTGAGTAAATTTACGACAAAGACACGGTATAACTGAATGATACAATGTAAAAGTAGGAAATATACCTTATCAGTGGAATTTCGTTGACAGAAACGGTACAGATGTGCGTAGAACTAGCAACCTTCCTGCAAGCACCACAGTCAAAGGGGAAAATACGACGAACTATGTTAATTAAGAGGACCGGTGTTCATTGTATGGTGCTTGCCTGTCGTGACGTCATGAAAACATATTTCGATGCTAATTGcgagaaatcattttttttttgttatatttctagaatatctataaatttccttttaatagtatataaaaatttatatacacattcttttacttgtttctgtcaatttaaccacggccatgctgaagcacatctctcatatatatatatatacacacatatatctatatatacacacgcgcgcatatatatatatatacatatatatacaaacgtgcgcatatatatatatatatatatatacacgcgcgtgtatatatatatatatatatatatgtgcacgtatatatatacatatatatacacacgcgcgcatatatatatacacacacgcgtgcatatatatatgtatatatatatatacgcgcgtgcgcgcacgcacgcacacacagagcttTATCACCTGACCAAAGAAGCTGACCAATGAAAATCTAATAATTTATCTTCTGCGGTCTGTTTACCTTAGCAGTCACCTCTTATCACCATTTCCCATTCATTATAATTCCTTTCATTACTTCTGCATTCATCAGTTTTTCCTCTaatttttctgtctaccaaattctactGGCGaggtatttttctctttttaatacgTTATCATTCCCTGTTATACCGTGAGGATTACTACTACATGTTATTACTTCTGAGTAAACAGTTTTTGTTAATTAAATTTTCCTCTCCCTGCCTGTGTAACAATCTTTCTTTAATTTCAGTTGCTCAACAAAAGTTAATTAGCTTAATCAATTACAATGATGAGAACGAAGATCTGGTTACTTTTCCCCATTTTAACCGTCATTAAATCACTGAAGAGAAATACATAGActagatttttttaattaatgtaatttcttcgttcatcaaaatatttttgtttgatctGCCATAAAAATTGCAGCATCGTTGAAAACAACTTGCTGAACAATCGGTTCACGTTTCTGGAGGTACAAGAATATTATCTGGAAATGAAATCGTGAAAAGAATGTCCTTTTTTACTGGTCTCCTTTTACTTGTATAGTTATTAATAACGATAAGTTATCTATCGAACGAATTTGATCCTTCTAAAATCCAATTAATTTTCGTAACACCGAATTTATAAATTATCGGTTTAACAGGGGAAAAAGCTACAGTTAACAAGGGAAGAACaattagaatattttaaaatcagaaatgaaggaaataaagaatttaatattgaaAGGGATTGTATTAACAACTGGATCATTTTATGCCGATGAATCAAATTTAGACAAGTTGCTTGGAATTCTCAACATATTAGTAAAAATATTAGCTTTAATATGTTATGGTTTTATGTAATGTACAATGGTAGGGAATAAAAGCTTTTTTTAGATTCTACAAGAGAAATGTCATAGGCAAACGGATAACGTTCCCACtagtttatgtaattttagttaaACGTTATCTATAGTTTATTAGTatagaaatgcagtaaaaattCTTTTGTTGAATCTTTACTTTAATTATTCTCTATATCTCTGTTCCTCTCATATTTCAGAATATCAAATGACATTCGTATCAAGGAATACTACTAAATTTAAACCAAAGGAAgatgtattatataaaaaaaagatgtaaccatgtttatacatatctatgGAAGAATTACAGTGAAATATTTTGAGATTATCAACATTTTTCTGCTTTGCTGTTTGGAAAAATGATTTTGCAGTCGAATTAAAGCTGAGCTAATTTGCAAAGGAGTTTACAAACATCTTCAGAGATCATTAAACATCATGTTGTTGGATTGGAAATATTGCAGCTGATACATTTgttatgaataaattataaaaagaaaaacaaatatattcacatattctgGTTTATGAAAAAAAGATTATATCGTGAATAAATTTAGTGCAAACTTTTTCCCATGAAGAAATGCCAAAAACATTAACAACATCATCATACttctgtgatatctgcggtaaatcgttctctcaaaaaggtaaccttactaaacataaacgtattcataccggAGAGAAGCCCTATCAGTGCGatgtctgtagtaaatcattccctcaaaaTGATCATTTAATtactcacagacgtattcatacaggagaaaaaccataccactgtgagatctgtggtaaagcattctcTGCAAGAAGTAGTTTAATTagtcacatacatattcatacaggagaacacccatatcactgtgatatctgtggtaaaacattttcttcaaGTAGTAACTCAActatacacaaacgcattcatacaggagagaagccatatcactgtgatatctgtggcaaatcattcgcTCGAAATGATCACTTAATTaagcacaaacgtgttcatacaggagagaaaccttatcaatgtgatatctgtggtaaatcattttctcacagAAATTCTTTAGCTACTCACAAGcacattcatactggagagaaaccatatcactgtgatatgtgtggtaaatcattttctcatatAGCTAGCTTAACTCtccacaaacgtactcatacaggagagaaaccatatcactgtgatatctgcggtaaatcattctctggtagAAGTCAATTAActgctcacaaacgtattcatactggtgagagcccatatcactgtgatatctgcggtaaatcattcactaGAAGTGTTGACTTGAGTAAacataagcgtattcatacaggagaaaagccatatcactgtgatatttgtggtaaatcattctctgaaagtagtTATTCAACTACACACAGAcggattcatacaggagaaagaccatatcactgtgatatctgtggtaaatcattctatggAAGCAgtcatttaactaaacacaaacgcattcatacaggagagaagccatatccatgtgatatctgtggtaaagcattctcTAGAAGTGgtgacttgactaaacacaaacgaattcatacaggagagaaaccgtattgCTGtcacatctgtggtaaatcattctctctaaatggtgatttaactaaacacaaacgcattcatacaggagagaaaccatatcattgtgatatctgtggtaaatcattctctgaaggaAGTTATTCAATTAGGCACAAAAgggttcacacaggagagaaaccatatcattgtggtatctgtggtaaatcattctctcaaaaaggtcatttaactactcacatgcgcattcatacaggagagaaaccatatcattgcgatgtctgtgataaatcattcccCCAAAAAAGTCACTtaaatgcacatgcatgtatctacatGGAAGAGAAATTACACATTTAGTggctgttaacccttttgttactgtatttattttgagatgctctgtgtttctttcaattactttaaatataacaaagaatttagtaaaataactcagttatcattcagctagtgttaggaacataaattgtgactaaggtttggtgggagattttaattcaaaacttatgaaaacaagacatttgcactcagatccagggccggtttcagccgggttggtcacaaaagggttaaaggacaTTCTgtagtaaaattattttatctaaccatgcatttatttatacaggAAAGAAAAGGCTGTgcttatattttatgtaatttctaCTATAGTAAGAAAACATAGCATTGTGTTATTTGTAATAAAAGCATTCTTCCAGGATATTCACAATAATTTCACCTAACATATTTTCAGAAGATAGAAAAGACACCTTTGATATTTGACATTGTTGGTACACCTATGAACTTATTCAATGTTCAGTGCACCATATGCACTACTTAATTTTTGTTCAAATTATTTTTCTCataagtataattattaatgtttTGAATAGTGACACTTTCTTGTGGAGTAATCAAGGAACGTTGTCAGGAAAAAGATTGTGTGCAGAAATgtaaccaatagaataggtaGAAAAGAGGATTTATTAAGAgtaactagagagagagaaaagaatgtatGAAGTTGGAAACTGTGATAATGTGTAATAAGAAATGAAAGTCTAGGAGTAATGATGAGAGGCAAGATATAATGAAATATGTAATAAAGGAGAGACACTGGTAGCAGctgcatgtttgcatgtaaaaGAGGACAAATGATGGATGTAGAAGTAGTGTTCAGAgcgtgttcatcatcatcgtttaacgtccgctttccatgctagcatgggttggacggttcaactggggatctgggaagccagaaggctgcaccaggccagtcagatctagcagattttctacagctggatgcccttcctaacaccaaccactccgtgagtgtagtgggtgctttttatgtgccaccgacacaggtgccagacgaggctgcgaacggccacgctcggatggtgtttttttgtgccaccgacacaggtgcctgaacgaggctggcgaacggccacgctcagatggtgtttgttacgtgcccacagcacagaggctggcacagccacgatcggatggtgtttgttacgtaccaccagcacggagg encodes the following:
- the LOC115215781 gene encoding zinc finger protein 85-like, with amino-acid sequence MPKTLTTSSYFCDICGKSFSQKGNLTKHKRIHTGEKPYQCDVCSKSFPQNDHLITHRRIHTGEKPYHCEICGKAFSARSSLISHIHIHTGEHPYHCDICGKTFSSSSNSTIHKRIHTGEKPYHCDICGKSFARNDHLIKHKRVHTGEKPYQCDICGKSFSHRNSLATHKHIHTGEKPYHCDMCGKSFSHIASLTLHKRTHTGEKPYHCDICGKSFSGRSQLTAHKRIHTGESPYHCDICGKSFTRSVDLSKHKRIHTGEKPYHCDICGKSFSESSYSTTHRRIHTGERPYHCDICGKSFSLNGDLTKHKRIHTGEKPYHCDICGKSFSEGSYSIRHKRVHTGEKPYHCGICGKSFSQKGHLTTHMRIHTGEKPYHCDVCDKSFPQKSHLNAHACIYMEEKLHI